A genome region from Haloarcula rubripromontorii includes the following:
- a CDS encoding DUF4350 domain-containing protein: MALTPSPDDSWLPSLTLPQLLLAAYTAFTVIALVYAASTSSPAFGAYNSQWDGTDELRTVAADAGANVTVGTNVSQYPASDPDDTVAVVLSPAEPYSSSERTRIAEFVRSGGTLVVAEDYRPHGNDLLAAVGADARFDGRPVYDNRNYYRNASLPKATPVGNYSETAGVDTIVLNYGTTVRAGNATTLVTTSEYAYLDTDGNGALDGEEQLASRPVVTSESVGDGRVIAVSDPSLFVNAMLDRGDNRRFARNLVADHDTALLDYSHAGSVPPVAAAVLAVQRSDVLLLFCGVALVGALFAYDRRLDAFLRERLREARGREPNPHLSREGVKKYLRARHPDWEAAQVERVTEAVIKQRPERQRND; this comes from the coding sequence ATGGCACTGACACCGTCTCCCGACGATTCCTGGCTCCCGTCGCTCACGCTCCCACAGCTACTACTCGCCGCCTACACCGCATTCACGGTCATCGCACTCGTCTACGCTGCGAGTACGTCCTCACCAGCGTTCGGTGCGTATAACTCCCAGTGGGACGGGACAGACGAACTCCGAACCGTCGCAGCTGACGCCGGTGCAAACGTGACTGTCGGAACGAACGTGAGTCAGTATCCGGCCAGTGACCCGGACGACACTGTTGCGGTTGTTCTCTCGCCGGCGGAGCCGTACTCGTCCAGCGAGCGGACACGAATCGCTGAGTTCGTCCGAAGCGGCGGGACACTCGTCGTTGCCGAGGATTACCGCCCACACGGAAATGACCTGCTTGCTGCTGTCGGGGCGGATGCACGCTTCGATGGCCGGCCAGTGTATGACAACCGGAATTACTACCGGAACGCCTCGCTCCCGAAAGCGACACCGGTCGGCAACTACTCGGAGACAGCGGGCGTCGATACTATTGTCCTCAACTACGGCACGACTGTCAGGGCCGGCAACGCGACGACGCTCGTCACCACCTCCGAATACGCCTATCTCGACACCGACGGCAACGGCGCACTCGACGGCGAGGAGCAGTTAGCGTCTCGACCCGTCGTCACGAGCGAATCAGTGGGCGACGGTCGAGTCATTGCCGTCAGTGACCCGAGTCTCTTCGTGAATGCGATGCTTGACCGGGGTGACAATCGTCGCTTTGCCAGGAACCTCGTTGCCGACCACGATACCGCATTGCTAGACTACTCACACGCCGGTAGCGTTCCGCCAGTGGCCGCTGCCGTCCTCGCAGTGCAGCGGTCTGACGTGCTGTTACTGTTCTGTGGCGTCGCACTGGTCGGGGCGCTCTTCGCGTACGACCGTCGTCTCGATGCGTTTCTTCGGGAGCGGCTTCGCGAAGCGCGGGGCCGGGAGCCGAACCCACACCTGTCCCGAGAGGGCGTCAAGAAGTATCTCAGAGCCCGTCACCCGGACTGGGAGGCCGCTCAGGTGGAGCGAGTAACGGAAGCCGTTATTAAACAGCGGCCTGAACGTCAACGTAATGACTGA
- a CDS encoding FtsX-like permease family protein, whose amino-acid sequence MGYRNALLFRWSRRDRLTVVVVAVTAAFLIGTVLLLFTAVTYSETFAEPLANSGTVTYHDADNGPPETSGDVTVLPTATATVNETNVRLVGIPPDTPRVLIEGSAQWQEGRLPTIPGGVDGRGPVPQQRTRTVSGSNGTVSLTVVPQERGTTFLSDQWYVANASTAQQVGVTGYFVVNHSPSGTGLGSLPSEGAPLVSALLYVLGGLEQVLWALGIAAAAGGLLVLIVVYNVTRMSVRDRLDAIRVIRSTGASGWRVGLLFTLRAGLLVTTGVVLGYAVGLILIKALVNVAIYVGLPIALDITVTGQSATVVGGVAGIFVLMGLVAGALAAYPAATRPPAALGGRHTRSGQSGQSGLARLRNWVTPTFLSWRSVVPTAATLTVFGITFLLVVSLAGLASPLGGGAGGSGTITEAGAPHPLNSRLDAEYASALRADGTPASPEIIYAQVSDGQPYMAHGAEYDAFANVTGATLVEGQRPQRYDEAVIGSDLARTLDVEVGDELTVSGSVKPGVRRVTVVGRYDADRTLDDLLILPLDSAADLATGPGQVHMIRVKGSVAGIDDADGVAANRSGAVVTGLSGPERVTEGDTVNLTVAVRNVGNERADRDVTVRYRGEQRTTTVTVPPGQERSGTVSFRASEQGTANATAGEYTHSVTAVSPNAIEIPNQLPSQAPPGSGLSVPVVTKTGARVSNATVTVNGPSLRTGSSGVAVVPLPREPGNYTITARSGTQTATHDIQIVRGTERELYGELSISPSSGSVLTTPTLRVGLANPWQEPITRNVGVIGPGVSRNRTVYMPPGNATQTRFAPDNGRGQPGTYTYRVTANGTTLTTAEYEVTGDRRLASAVASSGSYASGTPIERSVEGVFGNVQLILGVLVVLSALSTVGSTTATFAQGVHARRQAIGIHRSTGATQWRILRTILADIARIAIPATGLALGLSVVALQLLERAGWLVFFGFRLSARTPPAILAAIFVGGVSLALFGALVATVPYLTASPVSLLPSGDRTRTPDDDSGTEKQPSDD is encoded by the coding sequence ATGGGATACCGAAACGCCCTCCTGTTTCGCTGGTCCAGACGTGATCGGCTCACGGTCGTCGTCGTCGCGGTAACGGCCGCGTTTCTCATCGGCACGGTCCTGCTGTTGTTCACCGCCGTCACGTACTCGGAAACGTTCGCCGAGCCGCTTGCGAACTCCGGGACTGTCACCTATCACGACGCGGACAACGGTCCGCCCGAAACCAGTGGGGATGTCACCGTCCTCCCGACAGCGACGGCGACGGTAAACGAGACCAACGTTCGTCTCGTCGGAATCCCGCCCGATACGCCACGCGTGCTCATCGAGGGGTCGGCCCAGTGGCAGGAGGGGCGATTACCGACGATTCCGGGCGGCGTTGACGGTCGGGGACCGGTTCCCCAGCAGCGAACCCGGACGGTAAGCGGCTCGAACGGCACCGTTTCGCTCACCGTCGTGCCACAGGAACGGGGGACGACATTTCTCTCGGATCAGTGGTACGTGGCGAACGCCTCGACCGCACAGCAGGTCGGCGTCACCGGCTACTTCGTTGTGAATCATAGCCCGAGCGGAACCGGACTGGGGAGTCTGCCCAGCGAAGGGGCACCGCTGGTCAGCGCGCTCCTGTACGTCCTCGGCGGTCTGGAGCAGGTCCTCTGGGCGCTTGGTATCGCCGCGGCCGCCGGCGGATTGCTGGTCCTGATCGTCGTCTACAACGTCACGCGGATGAGCGTTCGCGACCGACTCGACGCGATTCGGGTCATCCGCTCGACCGGCGCGTCGGGGTGGCGCGTGGGACTCCTGTTTACGCTCCGCGCTGGTCTCCTCGTGACCACTGGCGTTGTTCTGGGCTACGCCGTCGGACTCATTCTGATCAAAGCGCTTGTCAACGTCGCCATTTACGTTGGACTCCCAATCGCGCTCGATATCACGGTCACCGGGCAAAGCGCCACTGTTGTCGGTGGCGTCGCCGGCATATTTGTTCTGATGGGGCTGGTGGCCGGCGCGCTCGCGGCCTATCCGGCAGCGACTCGCCCGCCGGCTGCCCTCGGGGGCCGCCATACTCGATCCGGACAGTCCGGGCAGTCGGGGCTTGCGAGGCTCCGGAACTGGGTCACACCGACGTTCCTCTCGTGGCGCTCGGTCGTCCCGACGGCGGCGACGCTGACCGTGTTCGGCATCACGTTCCTGCTGGTCGTCTCACTGGCCGGCCTCGCGTCTCCGCTCGGCGGCGGGGCGGGCGGCTCCGGGACCATCACCGAAGCCGGCGCACCCCACCCGCTGAACAGCCGCCTCGATGCCGAATACGCCTCGGCTCTGCGGGCTGACGGGACCCCGGCTAGCCCCGAAATCATCTACGCTCAGGTTTCGGACGGCCAGCCGTACATGGCTCACGGGGCGGAGTACGACGCGTTCGCGAACGTCACCGGTGCCACGCTGGTCGAAGGCCAGCGACCACAGCGGTACGACGAGGCCGTCATCGGGAGCGATCTCGCACGAACGCTTGATGTCGAGGTTGGGGACGAACTGACCGTCAGCGGAAGCGTCAAGCCCGGGGTCCGCCGTGTCACCGTCGTCGGGCGGTACGACGCTGACAGGACGCTCGATGACCTGCTCATCCTGCCGCTTGATTCCGCGGCTGACCTGGCGACTGGGCCGGGTCAGGTCCACATGATTCGCGTGAAAGGGTCGGTCGCAGGGATCGACGACGCCGACGGTGTCGCCGCCAACCGGTCGGGCGCTGTCGTGACGGGGCTTTCAGGCCCGGAGCGTGTCACAGAGGGCGATACAGTCAATCTCACCGTCGCCGTCCGAAACGTCGGTAACGAGCGGGCGGACCGGGATGTCACAGTTCGGTATCGGGGCGAGCAGCGGACTACAACCGTGACAGTCCCGCCGGGACAGGAACGGAGTGGCACTGTCTCCTTTAGGGCGTCGGAGCAGGGGACCGCAAACGCTACTGCCGGGGAGTACACCCATTCAGTGACCGCCGTCTCGCCGAACGCTATCGAGATACCGAACCAGTTGCCGTCACAGGCCCCGCCCGGGTCGGGGCTCTCCGTTCCTGTCGTCACGAAAACTGGAGCGCGGGTTTCAAACGCCACTGTCACAGTGAACGGGCCGTCGCTCAGAACTGGGTCGAGCGGTGTCGCCGTCGTTCCCCTGCCACGCGAACCGGGGAATTACACGATAACGGCCCGGTCCGGGACCCAGACGGCGACACACGACATTCAGATCGTCCGTGGAACGGAGCGGGAACTGTACGGGGAGCTGTCGATATCGCCGTCGTCAGGGTCGGTCTTGACGACGCCAACGCTCAGGGTCGGGCTCGCGAATCCCTGGCAAGAACCGATCACACGCAACGTTGGCGTCATCGGTCCCGGTGTCTCCCGGAACCGGACCGTCTACATGCCGCCCGGAAACGCCACCCAAACGCGGTTCGCACCGGATAACGGACGCGGCCAGCCCGGAACGTACACCTATCGAGTGACAGCCAACGGGACGACCCTCACCACAGCGGAGTATGAGGTGACCGGTGACCGCCGGTTGGCATCTGCAGTGGCAAGTAGCGGGTCGTACGCGTCCGGCACACCCATCGAACGGTCTGTCGAAGGCGTGTTCGGGAACGTTCAGTTGATTCTCGGTGTCCTTGTCGTCCTCTCGGCGCTGAGTACCGTCGGCAGTACCACAGCGACGTTCGCACAGGGGGTCCACGCGCGTCGGCAGGCTATCGGCATCCACCGCTCGACCGGCGCGACGCAGTGGCGGATTCTGCGGACAATTCTGGCCGACATCGCTCGTATCGCGATTCCGGCAACTGGCCTCGCGCTCGGCCTGTCGGTCGTTGCACTGCAGTTGCTGGAGCGGGCTGGCTGGCTCGTCTTCTTCGGGTTCCGTCTCTCCGCGCGGACACCGCCGGCAATCCTCGCAGCGATCTTCGTCGGCGGCGTCTCGCTCGCCCTGTTCGGTGCCCTCGTCGCAACGGTGCCGTATCTGACAGCGTCACCAGTCTCGCTGCTTCCGAGCGGTGACCGAACGCGGACGCCCGATGACGATTCGGGTACCGAAAAACAGCCTAGCGACGACTAA
- a CDS encoding ABC transporter ATP-binding protein, with amino-acid sequence MTDPVLVGSELCVTRRGTTILDGVSLTVGSDAAMLVQGPSGAGKSTLFNVLGLLEPPSSGRLEVDGRDASTLSERQRASLRRTTLGFVFQDFQLIGDLTARENASLPQEHAGDRDPDWLDTLFERLGITGLEHQYPATLSGGEKQRVAIARALANRPEIILADEPTGQLDPDTAESVLDLLFSMKESTETALVVISHDPQLAQRFDERLFIRGGTLVSDAASTPDASPSTETN; translated from the coding sequence ATGACTGACCCCGTCCTCGTCGGTTCGGAACTGTGTGTCACACGACGGGGGACAACGATTCTCGACGGCGTCTCACTCACGGTCGGGTCCGACGCGGCAATGCTCGTTCAGGGACCGAGCGGGGCCGGCAAGTCGACCCTGTTCAACGTTCTCGGGCTGCTAGAACCCCCGTCTAGCGGCCGGTTGGAGGTCGACGGTCGGGACGCGAGTACGCTGTCCGAACGCCAGCGTGCGAGCCTCCGACGGACCACGCTCGGATTCGTCTTTCAGGACTTCCAGCTTATCGGTGACCTGACAGCCCGCGAGAACGCGTCGCTGCCGCAGGAGCACGCGGGCGACCGCGACCCAGACTGGCTGGACACCCTGTTTGAACGCCTTGGAATCACCGGGCTTGAACACCAGTATCCTGCGACGCTGAGCGGCGGCGAGAAACAGCGCGTCGCAATCGCGCGGGCGCTCGCAAACCGCCCCGAGATTATCCTCGCTGACGAGCCGACCGGACAGCTGGACCCGGACACAGCCGAGTCGGTGCTAGACCTCCTGTTCAGCATGAAGGAATCGACGGAGACCGCCCTCGTCGTCATCAGCCACGACCCGCAACTGGCACAGCGGTTCGACGAACGGCTGTTCATTCGCGGCGGCACGCTCGTTTCTGATGCCGCCTCGACACCGGACGCGAGCCCGTCCACGGAGACGAACTAA